One genomic region from Camelus dromedarius isolate mCamDro1 chromosome 17, mCamDro1.pat, whole genome shotgun sequence encodes:
- the MOBP gene encoding myelin-associated oligodendrocyte basic protein — translation MSQKVAKEGPRLSKNQKFSEHFSIHCCPPFTFLNSKREIVDRKYSICKSGCFYQKKEEDWICCACQKTRTSRRTTSPPKPKLQPAAPPAVVKAPAKPRSPPRSERQPRPRPEVRPPPAKQRPPQKAKPPPRSSPQRGPGTGRGGSPGKAPRFW, via the exons ATGAGTCAGAAAGTGGCTAAGGAGGGCCCCAGACTCTCCAAGAACCAGAAGTTCTCCGAGCACTTCAGCATACACTGCTGTCCGCCCTTCACCTTCCTCAACTCCAAACGCGAGATTGTGGACCGCAAATACAGCATCTGTAAAAGTGGCTGCTTCTaccagaagaaagaggaggactGGATCTGCTGTGCCTGCCAGAAGACCAG AACCAGCCGCCGTACAACGTCCCCTCCGAAGCCCAAGCTCCAGCCGGCTGCACCCCCTGCGGTGGTCAAAGCACCAGCCAAGCCACGGTCCCCTCCGAGGTCCGAACGCCAGCCACGCCCCCGCCCGGAAGTCCGACCTCCACCAGCCAAGCAGCGCCCCCCTCAGAAGGCCAAGCCGCCGCCGCGCAGCAGCCCCCAGAGAGGGCCAGGCACCGGCCGTGGGGGGTCCCCCGGCAAAGCTCCTAGGTTCTGGTAA